Genomic segment of Acidobacteriota bacterium:
ATCGCGTCGGTGAAGGTCTCGGGCATCCCCCACCGGCGGCAGACCGACGCGCCGACCTCCGCGTGATCCCATCCGTAGGCACGCCGCTCGAGCTCGCAAAGGTCTCCCTTTCCCGCGTGCCACTCGTCGAGCAGCGCCCCGTACTCCTCCCCGCGGTGGTGCGCCAGGATCGGGACGGCGAGATCCTGCAGCAGCGCGGCGGTGAAGCTCTCCGAGGCCGCTCCCGGATCGACCCGCTCGGCGAAGACCGCCGCGATCGCCGCTCTGCGGGCGGCGGCGCTCCAGAACCGCGCCGGCACGAAGCCCGGCGCCGGTTCGCAGGGGAGCGTGCTGTGAACCGCGATCGAGATCAGCATCGATTCGATCTGCGCTCGTCCCAGCAGGTGGACCGCGTGATGGACGCTCCGGATCTCGTTCCGGATCGAGAACGCGGCCGAGTTCACGGTGGTGAGCAGCCGGACCGACAGCCCCGGATCGACGGCGAGCTGGTCGGCGACGGCCGAGAGCGAGACGTCCTCTTTGGCGAGCTGTTCGAGCAGGCTGGTGATGATCCCGGGGAAGCTCGGCAGCTCGTAGCCCTCGAGCACCGAGGCGAGCAACCGATCGGGATCGTTCTTCTTCCGCGCGAACAGCTTGAGCATCGTCTCTCCCTCAGTCGGCGCGGCGCGCCATCTTGTTGGCGAAGATGCTGAGAAGTCCGCCGAGCATCACGTAACCGATCACCACCTCGATCATCGCGAGCACCTGGGCGGCGGGAGACGCGGGGACGACGTCCCCGTAGCCGAGGGTGGTCAGCGTGACCACGCTGTAGTACAGCGCCGAGAGCGGCGTCGGGTGCTCGCCGTAGTCGACCGCGACGTACTGGTAGAGCCAGGCGAAGCCGACCGCCACCCCGACGGTCCACAGCGCCCAGCGCAGGAAGCTGCGCCCGCAGTCCGAGGTGATCTTCCATCCCCAGTACAGCACGGCCGACATCCGGCTCTGGTGCCGGAACTCGTGGAGGTAGTTCTGGTCGATCACCGCGCGCCGCAGCAGGTAGGCCCC
This window contains:
- a CDS encoding HDOD domain-containing protein codes for the protein MLKLFARKKNDPDRLLASVLEGYELPSFPGIITSLLEQLAKEDVSLSAVADQLAVDPGLSVRLLTTVNSAAFSIRNEIRSVHHAVHLLGRAQIESMLISIAVHSTLPCEPAPGFVPARFWSAAARRAAIAAVFAERVDPGAASESFTAALLQDLAVPILAHHRGEEYGALLDEWHAGKGDLCELERRAYGWDHAEVGASVCRRWGMPETFTDAIGVHHADDPTGPLPAARLVSCLPETGPERAAAVLSARAQRWFGLPPESSKAMIEEGLARAPEVARMLAV